One window of Paenibacillus sp. FSL K6-3182 genomic DNA carries:
- a CDS encoding (Fe-S)-binding protein has protein sequence MKVSLFITCLSDALYPRVGEAMVRLLAKYGVSLEFPTVQTCCGQPAYNSGYWKEARESAKTILDAFEDSDFVISPSGSCTGMIHHYPKLFEDDPVMLKRANKLQSKSYEFTQFLVQVLGVTDVGAAFPHKVTYHPSCHGSRILGVKDEPLALIQNVKGLELVPLPFAEDCCGFGGTFAVKMADISGAMVTEKVDHVLETEAEVLVGLDMACLLNIAGNLRYRNEPVRVMHLAELLYEGVK, from the coding sequence ATGAAGGTCTCATTATTTATTACTTGCTTAAGCGATGCGTTATATCCAAGGGTCGGCGAAGCGATGGTGCGCTTGCTGGCAAAGTACGGTGTTTCATTGGAGTTTCCGACGGTGCAAACCTGCTGCGGACAGCCGGCCTACAACAGCGGCTATTGGAAGGAAGCGAGGGAGTCTGCCAAAACGATATTGGATGCGTTTGAAGACAGCGACTTCGTTATTTCACCATCAGGCTCCTGCACGGGAATGATTCACCATTATCCGAAGCTGTTCGAGGATGATCCGGTCATGCTGAAACGGGCCAACAAGCTTCAGAGCAAATCTTATGAATTCACACAGTTTCTGGTGCAGGTGCTTGGCGTTACGGATGTTGGCGCTGCATTTCCTCATAAAGTGACATATCATCCTTCCTGCCACGGCAGTCGGATACTTGGCGTAAAGGATGAGCCGCTTGCGCTTATTCAGAATGTGAAGGGACTTGAGCTTGTACCGCTCCCATTTGCTGAGGATTGCTGCGGCTTTGGCGGAACATTCGCTGTCAAGATGGCTGATATTTCTGGAGCAATGGTGACGGAGAAGGTCGATCATGTGCTGGAGACGGAAGCGGAAGTGTTGGTCGGGCTAGATATGGCTTGTTTACTCAACATTGCTGGAAACCTGCGTTATCGCAACGAACCCGTCCGTGTTATGCACTTGGCTGAGCTGCTATATGAAGGGGTGAAATAA
- a CDS encoding DeoR/GlpR family DNA-binding transcription regulator — MLVHERYDKIVQLVNERGSIRVTELSELCQVTEETIRRDLDRLEQAGRLRRSHGGAVSVKDQQPEIPYFEREITHAEEKKRIAVEAIKLIQPNERILLDASSTAWYMAASMPDIPLTVLTNSIKVAMELSSKEKIEVISTGGILASRSLSYVGPLAERSLDAYHVDKAFLSCKGVHLERGVSESNELQARIKHKMVGMADQVILVADSSKFGVQAFTHVAELDDVDAIITDERLPAAILSQLKEKQISVTTV; from the coding sequence ATGCTGGTCCATGAACGATACGATAAAATTGTACAGCTGGTAAATGAGAGAGGCAGCATCCGGGTTACGGAGCTGAGCGAGCTATGTCAGGTGACCGAGGAAACGATTCGGCGTGACCTTGACCGCTTGGAGCAAGCCGGACGTTTGCGCCGCTCCCATGGCGGTGCGGTTAGCGTAAAGGATCAGCAGCCGGAAATTCCGTATTTCGAGCGGGAGATTACGCATGCGGAGGAGAAAAAACGAATTGCTGTGGAAGCGATTAAGTTGATTCAGCCGAATGAGCGTATTTTGCTTGATGCGAGCTCGACGGCTTGGTATATGGCGGCAAGCATGCCGGATATTCCTCTAACGGTGCTAACCAACTCCATCAAAGTTGCGATGGAGCTGAGCAGCAAAGAGAAGATTGAAGTCATCTCGACGGGCGGCATCTTGGCTTCGCGTTCATTGTCCTATGTCGGTCCGTTAGCCGAGCGTTCTCTTGACGCATATCATGTGGATAAAGCATTTCTCTCCTGCAAAGGTGTCCATTTGGAGCGCGGCGTAAGCGAGTCGAACGAGCTGCAAGCACGCATCAAGCACAAAATGGTAGGTATGGCGGATCAAGTTATTCTGGTCGCCGACTCCAGCAAGTTCGGCGTTCAAGCGTTTACCCACGTGGCAGAATTAGATGATGTAGATGCAATCATTACGGATGAGCGGCTGCCAGCAGCGATCTTATCGCAGCTTAAGGAAAAACAAATTTCCGTTACAACGGTGTAG
- a CDS encoding rhamnulokinase family protein: MTILAYDLGASSGRALLGRLNNGKIEVEELHRFSNDPVQVGDRLHWDILRLLHELKQALLLVKHRDITLDSLAIDSWAVDFGLIGSNGELLGNPYHYRDHHTDGVMEQVVEELTATGIFAKTGIQFLPFNTIYQLAALKKADSPQLRDAKHFLMIPDLLRYFLTGEKYNEFSNATTTQLYNPVTGSWDEELIRSIGISPELFGEVVQPGAKVGSLRASLCEELGIESVPVYAAAEHDTGSAVAAVPALEKSFAYLSCGTWSLMGTEVDEPVINELSQQLNFTNEGGVYGTYRLLKNIMGLWILQECRRSWERAGISYTFPELVKLAEEAKPFAAFIDPDDPLFLHPGDMPARITEYCLRTRQTAPADTGAIVRCILESLALKYRNVLELTEQLSGQAFSGLHMVGGGIQNTLLCQWTANAIGKPVWAGPVEGSAIGNMIVQWIANGQLADIWEARKVIRESFPVDVYEPEQHEAWKSAYRAFKETTGIA, from the coding sequence GTGACCATCCTTGCTTACGATCTCGGAGCAAGCAGCGGAAGAGCGCTGCTTGGCAGGCTGAATAATGGCAAGATCGAGGTAGAGGAGCTGCACCGGTTCTCCAATGATCCGGTGCAGGTCGGCGATCGACTGCACTGGGATATTTTGCGACTGCTACATGAGTTAAAGCAAGCGCTGCTGCTAGTTAAGCATCGCGACATTACGCTGGACAGTCTTGCGATTGATTCTTGGGCCGTTGATTTTGGCTTGATTGGAAGCAATGGGGAGCTGCTTGGCAATCCTTATCATTATCGCGATCATCATACGGATGGCGTAATGGAGCAGGTAGTAGAGGAATTGACGGCAACGGGGATATTTGCGAAGACGGGTATTCAGTTTCTGCCGTTTAATACGATTTACCAGCTGGCTGCTTTGAAGAAGGCAGATTCACCGCAGCTGCGGGATGCCAAACATTTTCTAATGATTCCGGATTTGCTCCGATATTTTTTGACGGGTGAGAAATATAATGAGTTTTCCAACGCAACGACAACGCAGCTGTATAACCCTGTTACCGGCAGCTGGGACGAGGAACTGATTCGCTCGATTGGCATTTCGCCGGAACTGTTTGGTGAGGTTGTTCAGCCAGGGGCGAAGGTTGGCAGCTTGCGAGCTTCCCTTTGCGAGGAGCTTGGCATAGAGTCCGTTCCTGTTTATGCAGCAGCGGAGCATGATACGGGCTCAGCGGTTGCTGCAGTGCCTGCACTTGAAAAGTCATTTGCTTACTTAAGCTGCGGCACTTGGTCGCTTATGGGTACAGAAGTCGACGAGCCAGTCATTAATGAATTGTCGCAGCAGCTGAACTTTACGAACGAAGGCGGCGTTTATGGCACGTATCGTTTGCTGAAGAACATTATGGGGCTGTGGATTTTGCAGGAATGCAGACGTTCATGGGAGCGGGCAGGAATTTCTTATACGTTCCCCGAATTAGTAAAGCTTGCCGAAGAAGCTAAACCATTCGCTGCGTTTATTGATCCGGATGATCCGTTGTTTTTGCACCCGGGTGATATGCCTGCTAGAATAACGGAGTATTGTTTGCGCACAAGGCAGACGGCACCTGCTGATACAGGGGCGATTGTTCGGTGTATTTTGGAGAGCTTAGCCTTGAAGTACCGAAATGTGCTAGAGTTAACAGAGCAATTGTCTGGTCAAGCGTTCAGCGGTTTGCATATGGTTGGCGGCGGCATTCAAAATACGCTGCTCTGCCAATGGACTGCAAATGCGATTGGCAAGCCGGTGTGGGCAGGACCCGTGGAAGGAAGCGCAATAGGCAACATGATTGTGCAGTGGATTGCCAATGGTCAGCTTGCTGACATTTGGGAAGCGCGCAAAGTGATACGCGAATCATTCCCAGTTGATGTGTATGAGCCAGAGCAGCATGAGGCTTGGAAGAGCGCATATCGTGCTTTTAAAGAAACAACAGGAATCGCTTAA
- the rhaI gene encoding L-rhamnose isomerase produces the protein MTDRAYTFFEEQQKERGISIEEVKAKLKALKIETPSWGYGDSGTRFKVFQKEGVPRNPFEKFEDAAQVHRLTGIAPSIAIHIPWDKVEDYGKLRSHAEDLGLSIGAVNPNLFQDEDYMLGSVTNSDAAVRRKATDHLLECVDIAKETGSREFSLWFADGTNYPGQGHIRKRKAWMQEALAEMYSAMTPDMRMLIEYKCFEPAFYHTDLADWGMAYNLAQKLGPQAEVLVDTGHHLPGANIEHIVAYLLDEKRLGGFHFNSRKYADDDLIVGSVNPYELFLIFYQILSAAGDADAAVRGNAESITYMIDQSHNIEQKIPAMLRSVLNVQTQLAKALLINHDEVNDAAERNDVLGAEDAVRRAFEFDVTPLLHAIREEQGLPHDPMKAYLSSSYGKDILARGKGGASW, from the coding sequence ATGACTGATCGCGCTTATACGTTTTTTGAGGAGCAGCAGAAAGAAAGAGGCATTAGCATTGAAGAGGTAAAAGCAAAATTGAAAGCGCTCAAAATCGAAACACCTTCATGGGGATATGGTGATTCCGGTACTCGTTTTAAGGTGTTTCAGAAGGAAGGCGTGCCTCGCAATCCGTTTGAGAAATTTGAGGATGCTGCACAGGTGCATCGTTTGACAGGAATCGCTCCGTCTATCGCTATCCATATTCCTTGGGATAAGGTAGAGGATTACGGCAAGCTTAGAAGTCATGCGGAAGATCTTGGACTATCGATTGGAGCGGTAAATCCGAATCTATTCCAAGATGAAGACTATATGCTTGGAAGTGTTACGAATTCCGATGCTGCAGTGCGCCGGAAAGCGACTGATCACTTGCTTGAATGCGTAGATATTGCCAAGGAAACGGGCTCGCGTGAATTTAGCTTATGGTTCGCCGACGGTACAAACTATCCAGGACAAGGACATATCCGCAAGCGTAAAGCTTGGATGCAGGAAGCTTTGGCCGAAATGTACAGTGCGATGACGCCTGACATGCGTATGCTGATTGAATACAAATGTTTCGAGCCGGCGTTCTATCATACGGATCTTGCGGACTGGGGCATGGCTTACAACTTGGCGCAAAAGCTAGGGCCGCAAGCGGAAGTGCTTGTTGATACAGGCCACCATCTGCCAGGCGCGAACATCGAGCATATCGTTGCTTATTTGCTGGACGAGAAACGTCTGGGAGGTTTCCACTTCAACAGCCGCAAATATGCGGATGATGATCTAATTGTAGGTTCTGTGAATCCTTATGAGCTGTTCTTGATTTTCTATCAAATCTTGAGCGCAGCAGGCGATGCGGATGCTGCTGTTCGCGGCAATGCAGAGAGCATTACTTATATGATTGACCAGTCGCATAATATCGAGCAAAAAATCCCTGCCATGCTCCGCTCCGTCCTGAATGTGCAAACCCAGCTGGCAAAGGCGCTGCTCATTAACCATGATGAAGTGAATGATGCTGCTGAACGCAATGATGTTCTTGGCGCTGAGGATGCTGTGCGCCGCGCATTTGAATTCGATGTTACACCGCTTTTGCACGCGATTCGCGAAGAGCAGGGCTTGCCGCATGATCCAATGAAAGCATACCTAAGCAGCAGCTATGGCAAAGACATATTGGCGAGAGGCAAGGGCGGTGCCAGCTGGTGA
- a CDS encoding sensory rhodopsin transducer: MIQGRGEKSWYIPDGYIPPDSTGTLTSHESICVLNCSTEEAIIHITIYFEDREPMEDIQVVVPGRRTNHIRTSSLMKEGASIPIGVPYAIEVLSNIPIIVQYSRLDSTQAENTLMSTMAFPIK; this comes from the coding sequence ATGATCCAAGGGAGAGGCGAGAAATCTTGGTATATACCGGATGGTTATATACCGCCAGACAGCACGGGAACGCTTACCAGCCATGAATCGATATGCGTGCTGAATTGCTCCACCGAAGAAGCCATTATTCATATTACGATTTATTTTGAGGATCGCGAGCCGATGGAAGATATTCAAGTTGTTGTTCCTGGCAGACGAACAAACCATATACGCACCAGCTCATTAATGAAGGAAGGGGCGTCGATTCCAATCGGCGTTCCTTACGCCATTGAGGTGCTGAGCAATATTCCAATCATTGTACAATACAGCAGATTAGATTCGACGCAGGCAGAGAATACGTTGATGTCTACGATGGCTTTTCCAATCAAATAG
- a CDS encoding bifunctional aldolase/short-chain dehydrogenase, protein MVQSLWENEKASQLEGGLAELVYRSNIIGADRRVCNYGGGNTSSKTIVKDFRGRDVEVMYVKGSGSDLASMKAGNFTGLRMDDIRPLFERAEMPDEEMVAYLVNCMIDSKHPRASIETLLHAFLPFKHVDHTHPDSIISLCCADNGKALAKEIFGDRFVWVPYVRPGFNLSKMIAEGVLANPNAELVLMEKHGLVTWGETSEECYAQTIKIISEAEAFIESRFDEASLFGGVKYEVLEADVRKSVAAQVMPTIRGAVSDAKKMILTFDDEADVLAFVSGNNSPTLSQVGAACPDHLVHTKVVPLFIDWTPNAEDIDGLKAKLSEGIAAYKEQYKAYFERNKNEGDVMFEAAPRVILIPGIGMINTGKSWAMAQVSGALYHRAIAVMRGATALGDFVSLSENESYNVEYWPLELYKLSLAPAETEFSRKVAFITGGAGGIGSETARRLVSEGAHVVLADLNLEGAQKVASEINEKFGECRATAVKMDVTSEEQVKAAYAETALAYGGVDIIVNNAGLATSSPFDETSLKEWNLNMNVLGTGYFLVAREAFKLMKQQSIGGNMVFIGSKNSVYAGKNASAYSSAKALEAHLARCIAAEGGEFGIRVNTILPDAILQGSAIWNGSWRNERAAAYGIEPDQLEEYYRKRTTLLVNIYPRDIAEGIAFFASSKADKTTGCMLTIDGGVPAAFTR, encoded by the coding sequence ATGGTACAAAGTTTGTGGGAAAACGAAAAAGCATCGCAGTTGGAAGGCGGATTGGCTGAGCTCGTATATCGCTCCAACATCATTGGTGCAGATCGCAGAGTTTGCAATTACGGCGGCGGCAATACATCTAGCAAAACAATCGTAAAAGATTTCCGCGGTCGCGACGTTGAAGTGATGTATGTGAAGGGCAGCGGTTCGGATCTTGCTTCTATGAAAGCAGGCAATTTTACTGGACTGCGGATGGATGATATCCGTCCATTATTTGAACGTGCTGAAATGCCGGACGAAGAGATGGTTGCTTACCTAGTCAACTGCATGATCGATTCGAAGCACCCGCGTGCGTCGATTGAAACGCTATTGCATGCTTTTCTTCCATTTAAACATGTGGATCATACACATCCCGATTCTATTATTAGCTTGTGCTGTGCGGATAACGGCAAAGCGCTTGCGAAGGAAATTTTCGGCGACCGTTTCGTCTGGGTTCCTTATGTACGACCAGGCTTCAATCTCTCCAAAATGATTGCCGAGGGTGTTCTTGCCAATCCAAATGCCGAGCTAGTGCTGATGGAAAAGCACGGCCTTGTTACTTGGGGCGAGACAAGCGAGGAATGTTACGCGCAAACGATCAAAATCATTTCCGAGGCAGAGGCATTCATTGAATCTCGTTTTGACGAGGCTTCATTGTTTGGCGGCGTGAAATACGAGGTGCTCGAAGCTGATGTTCGCAAAAGCGTAGCTGCACAGGTTATGCCTACAATTCGCGGCGCAGTGAGCGATGCGAAGAAGATGATTTTGACATTTGACGATGAAGCGGATGTGCTTGCATTCGTAAGCGGGAATAATTCTCCAACATTATCGCAGGTCGGCGCTGCATGTCCGGATCATTTGGTGCATACGAAGGTTGTTCCATTGTTTATTGACTGGACGCCAAATGCAGAGGATATCGATGGTTTGAAGGCGAAACTATCAGAAGGAATCGCTGCATATAAAGAGCAATATAAAGCTTATTTTGAACGCAACAAAAATGAAGGCGACGTCATGTTTGAAGCAGCGCCTCGCGTCATTCTAATTCCGGGTATCGGTATGATCAACACCGGCAAGAGCTGGGCGATGGCACAAGTGAGCGGAGCGCTATACCACCGTGCGATTGCCGTGATGCGCGGCGCAACAGCATTAGGTGATTTCGTATCGCTTAGCGAGAACGAGTCGTACAACGTGGAATACTGGCCATTAGAGCTTTACAAATTGTCGCTTGCTCCGGCTGAGACGGAATTTTCGCGCAAGGTTGCTTTCATCACAGGCGGCGCTGGCGGTATCGGAAGTGAAACAGCACGCCGTTTAGTATCAGAGGGTGCGCATGTTGTGCTTGCAGATCTTAATCTTGAAGGCGCGCAAAAGGTTGCCTCAGAGATTAATGAGAAGTTTGGCGAATGCCGAGCAACAGCCGTGAAAATGGATGTAACGAGCGAAGAGCAGGTCAAAGCTGCTTATGCGGAGACAGCACTTGCTTACGGCGGCGTGGACATTATCGTGAACAACGCTGGTCTTGCGACTTCAAGCCCATTCGACGAGACATCACTTAAGGAATGGAATTTGAATATGAATGTGCTTGGAACAGGTTATTTCCTAGTCGCTCGCGAAGCGTTTAAATTAATGAAGCAGCAAAGCATTGGCGGCAACATGGTGTTCATCGGATCGAAAAACTCTGTGTACGCGGGTAAAAATGCATCTGCTTATAGCTCGGCAAAAGCGCTTGAAGCTCATTTGGCACGCTGTATCGCAGCTGAGGGCGGCGAATTCGGCATTCGTGTAAATACGATTTTGCCGGATGCGATTTTGCAGGGGTCGGCAATTTGGAACGGCAGCTGGCGCAATGAACGTGCAGCGGCTTATGGCATTGAGCCGGATCAGCTGGAAGAATACTACCGCAAGCGCACGACGCTGCTCGTCAACATTTATCCGCGCGACATCGCAGAGGGCATTGCATTTTTTGCCTCCTCCAAAGCAGATAAAACAACAGGCTGTATGTTAACTATTGACGGCGGCGTACCTGCTGCATTCACCCGTTAG